One genomic region from Lachnospiraceae bacterium encodes:
- a CDS encoding manganese efflux pump has protein sequence MGIWELILIAVGLSMDAFAVSVCKGLSVSKIRMRHALTVGLYFGGFQALMPAIGYLLGTSFQQAIVSIDHWIAFLLLSAIGVNMIREACSKEEESVNDSFSVKTMIPLAVATSIDALAVGVTFAFLQVQIIPAVLLIGSITCILSMIGLKLGNVFGDRYQKKAELAGGIVLIGMGLKILLEHLGVL, from the coding sequence ATGGGAATTTGGGAACTAATTTTAATTGCGGTCGGCCTATCTATGGATGCATTTGCCGTATCGGTCTGTAAAGGACTTTCTGTGAGTAAGATACGGATGCGGCATGCACTCACGGTGGGGCTTTATTTCGGGGGCTTTCAGGCGCTTATGCCGGCGATTGGCTACCTGCTGGGCACGAGCTTTCAACAGGCCATTGTCAGCATCGATCATTGGATTGCCTTTTTGCTGCTGAGCGCTATTGGCGTGAACATGATCCGGGAGGCCTGCAGTAAGGAAGAGGAGTCAGTCAATGATTCCTTCAGCGTCAAAACGATGATTCCGCTGGCCGTGGCTACGAGTATTGACGCGCTGGCTGTGGGCGTAACCTTTGCATTTTTACAGGTGCAGATCATACCGGCGGTACTTTTGATTGGCAGCATCACCTGCATCCTGTCGATGATCGGTTTAAAGCTTGGCAATGTGTTTGGCGACCGCTATCAAAAAAAGGCAGAGCTTGCCGGAGGCATTGTGCTCATCGGCATGGGGCTTAAGATCTTGCTGGAGCATCTAGGCGTGCTGTAA
- a CDS encoding transglycosylase domain-containing protein, with amino-acid sequence MANHTKGEPREMKLRHGIGILVLSVYGILIIITAFKCYRLYSHIAIEGQMIERIENIRKDPDYLILEEVPDYYIDALIQIEDERFYQHKGIDYLLLLKDMNPLKKWEHISITEQVIRNLYTDEKRGIAPRIVCCILAQNLEGSYTKQEILELYLNTQPFGKDCIGLAKASERYFHKPPAELSEEECRELLAHQCCPADRIKGMEKVEEGLSSGQSMRRQLEAWLYRMGLRWLQSMSMQ; translated from the coding sequence ATGGCAAATCACACGAAGGGAGAGCCTAGAGAAATGAAGCTGCGCCACGGCATAGGAATTTTGGTGCTGTCGGTATACGGCATATTGATTATCATAACGGCGTTCAAATGCTACCGCCTCTATAGCCATATTGCGATAGAGGGGCAGATGATAGAACGCATTGAAAATATCCGAAAGGATCCGGACTATCTTATCCTAGAAGAGGTGCCGGACTATTACATAGATGCGCTGATCCAGATTGAGGATGAACGGTTTTACCAGCATAAGGGCATCGATTATCTGCTGCTGCTCAAGGATATGAATCCATTAAAAAAATGGGAGCATATCTCGATCACAGAGCAGGTGATCCGTAATTTATATACAGATGAAAAAAGAGGTATTGCGCCGCGCATTGTCTGCTGCATACTGGCACAAAATCTGGAAGGCAGCTATACAAAGCAGGAGATTCTGGAGCTGTACTTAAACACACAGCCATTTGGAAAGGACTGCATAGGGCTTGCCAAAGCCAGCGAGCGGTATTTTCACAAGCCGCCTGCAGAGCTTTCTGAAGAAGAATGCAGGGAGCTGCTCGCGCATCAGTGCTGCCCGGCAGACCGCATCAAAGGAATGGAAAAGGTAGAAGAAGGCCTGAGCAGCGGTCAGAGTATGCGCAGGCAGTTAGAGGCCTGGCTGTACCGAATGGGGCTGCGCTGGCTGCAAAGCATGAGTATGCAGTGA
- a CDS encoding carbon-nitrogen hydrolase family protein gives MNSSVLTIAQLQLPVWPDQAKTLAHMSEAVSQAAAQGADLIALPEMFCCPYEVQSFPLHAEKEGGAIWQLCADLARRHQIYLSAGSMPELGCEGQIYNTAYVFDRNGRQIAKHRKMHLFDINIKGGQCFQESLTLTPGNAVTTFDTEFGPMGLCICYDFRFPELARLMTLQGARLLLVPAAFNMTTGPAHWELTFRSQALSNQIYAVGTAPSRDLSASYHSWGHSIIADPWGSVVSMLDEKEAMQLTRLDLSYTDQVREQLPLLRHRRTDLYSLHTHALQPAQPHSVQPGL, from the coding sequence ATGAACTCCTCTGTCCTAACCATCGCACAGCTGCAGCTCCCCGTCTGGCCCGATCAGGCCAAGACCCTCGCCCATATGTCAGAAGCCGTTTCGCAGGCCGCTGCACAGGGCGCCGATCTCATTGCCCTGCCCGAGATGTTCTGCTGCCCCTATGAGGTACAAAGCTTCCCGCTACACGCGGAAAAGGAGGGCGGCGCCATCTGGCAGCTTTGCGCTGATCTGGCCCGCCGGCACCAAATCTATTTGTCGGCAGGCTCCATGCCAGAGCTCGGCTGCGAGGGACAGATTTATAATACTGCTTATGTATTTGATCGTAACGGCCGCCAGATTGCCAAGCACCGCAAAATGCACCTGTTTGACATCAATATTAAAGGCGGTCAGTGCTTTCAGGAATCGCTCACGCTCACTCCCGGAAATGCAGTGACCACCTTTGATACAGAATTTGGCCCTATGGGCCTGTGCATCTGCTACGATTTTCGTTTCCCTGAGCTCGCCCGGCTCATGACGTTGCAGGGCGCCCGCCTGCTGCTCGTCCCGGCCGCCTTTAATATGACGACCGGCCCAGCGCATTGGGAGCTCACATTTCGGTCTCAGGCGCTAAGTAATCAGATATATGCTGTAGGCACTGCGCCCAGCCGCGACCTGAGCGCCTCCTATCACTCCTGGGGACACAGCATTATTGCAGACCCATGGGGCAGTGTCGTCTCGATGCTGGACGAAAAGGAAGCCATGCAGCTGACCCGCCTCGATCTCTCCTATACGGATCAGGTGCGGGAACAACTGCCTCTTTTGCGGCACCGCCGCACGGACCTGTATTCACTGCATACTCATGCTTTGCAGCCAGCGCAGCCCCATTCGGTACAGCCAGGCCTCTAA
- a CDS encoding response regulator transcription factor has protein sequence MVNTILIVDDEADIVSMLQDYFLYNGYQVMTATSGSEAIRKAAKEPDLILLDINMPDIDGLQVCSRIREFVGCPILFLTARVEDSDKVRGFASGGDDYVIKPFSLSELGARVAAHLRRERRRNERSRVFLDEQLTIDYTQRRLYWQETELTLAKKEFDIIELLSEHAGQIFSKDRIYEIVWGYDSEGDAGVVAEHIRRIRAKLAQIGARQYVETVWGVGYRWAK, from the coding sequence ATGGTGAATACGATTTTGATTGTGGATGATGAAGCGGACATTGTTTCGATGCTGCAGGATTATTTTTTGTATAACGGATATCAGGTGATGACGGCAACAAGCGGCAGCGAGGCGATCCGTAAGGCGGCCAAGGAGCCGGATCTGATTTTGCTGGATATCAATATGCCGGACATAGATGGACTGCAGGTGTGCAGCCGGATACGGGAATTTGTAGGCTGTCCTATTTTGTTTCTGACGGCGCGCGTAGAGGACAGTGATAAGGTGAGAGGCTTTGCCAGCGGCGGGGATGATTATGTGATCAAGCCCTTTTCTTTAAGTGAGCTGGGAGCGCGTGTGGCCGCGCATCTTAGGCGGGAGCGCCGGAGAAATGAAAGGTCGAGGGTGTTTTTGGATGAGCAGCTGACGATTGATTATACGCAGAGGCGGCTGTACTGGCAGGAAACCGAACTGACGCTTGCGAAAAAGGAATTTGATATTATTGAGCTGCTTTCGGAGCATGCGGGACAGATTTTCAGTAAGGATAGAATCTATGAGATTGTTTGGGGGTACGACAGCGAGGGAGATGCCGGGGTTGTGGCGGAGCATATCCGGCGCATCCGGGCGAAGCTGGCGCAGATCGGGGCCAGACAATATGTAGAGACGGTTTGGGGAGTGGGATACCGATGGGCAAAATAA
- a CDS encoding HAMP domain-containing histidine kinase, which translates to MGKIRKGAYKKSIKAAFIGYMTGCIAAALLFSLLLSNIYQMLQSRLYEPYRAQYQYGYVEEELEDGHIIGYYTEDYHAYMTPFERWADKALSFMSVGAYPFCFVICIILTSILFYKRQMQEPLRILEDAAGQIARDNLDFKIVCQKENELGQLCSSFEKMRAALKESKEEMWRQMEERKRLNAAFSHDLRTPLTVLKGQSELLKAYAPQMSIEKITDTSEMMYRHIERLEAYVKTMRDLQRLEDIEIARQKTALKALQEQVQEMGPAICSLKRFSYHPVQDPETVLYADSRIVLQVLDNLLSNAVRFAKSEVEVCLQCEDGYLYLTVQDDGEGFAASDLANATKPFYKTVRETDHEHFGMGLNICKVLTEKHGGYIRLSNQGGAQVLAAFKVT; encoded by the coding sequence ATGGGCAAAATAAGAAAGGGCGCTTATAAAAAATCGATTAAAGCTGCTTTTATTGGTTATATGACTGGCTGCATAGCGGCGGCGCTGCTGTTTTCTCTGCTGCTTTCTAATATCTATCAGATGCTGCAGTCGCGCTTGTATGAGCCCTACCGAGCGCAGTACCAGTATGGGTATGTAGAGGAGGAGCTGGAGGACGGCCATATCATCGGGTACTATACGGAGGATTATCATGCGTATATGACGCCGTTTGAGCGCTGGGCTGACAAGGCGCTGAGCTTTATGAGTGTAGGCGCGTATCCGTTTTGCTTTGTCATTTGTATTATCCTTACTAGTATTTTATTTTATAAAAGGCAGATGCAGGAGCCTCTTAGGATCCTGGAGGATGCGGCAGGGCAGATTGCACGGGACAATCTGGATTTTAAAATTGTCTGTCAAAAGGAAAATGAGCTGGGGCAGCTCTGCAGCTCTTTTGAAAAGATGCGGGCAGCTTTAAAAGAAAGCAAGGAGGAAATGTGGCGGCAGATGGAGGAGCGAAAGCGTCTGAATGCGGCCTTTTCGCATGACCTCAGAACGCCGCTGACGGTTTTGAAGGGGCAGAGCGAGCTGCTGAAGGCATATGCGCCGCAGATGAGCATAGAGAAAATCACCGATACATCGGAGATGATGTACCGGCATATCGAACGGTTGGAGGCATATGTAAAAACGATGCGCGATCTGCAGCGGCTGGAGGATATTGAGATAGCAAGGCAGAAGACAGCTCTGAAAGCGCTGCAGGAGCAGGTGCAGGAAATGGGGCCGGCGATCTGCAGCCTCAAACGCTTTTCTTATCATCCTGTACAGGATCCGGAGACAGTCCTGTATGCCGACAGCCGAATTGTGCTACAAGTGCTGGATAATCTGCTGAGCAATGCGGTGCGTTTTGCGAAAAGTGAGGTGGAGGTATGCCTGCAATGTGAGGACGGATATCTGTATCTAACGGTTCAGGATGATGGGGAGGGCTTTGCAGCCAGTGATTTGGCAAATGCCACAAAGCCCTTTTATAAAACGGTGAGAGAGACGGATCATGAGCACTTTGGTATGGGGCTCAATATCTGCAAGGTGCTGACAGAAAAGCACGGCGGCTATATCCGGCTGAGCAATCAGGGCGGAGCACAGGTGCTGGCCGCTTTTAAGGTTACGTAA